The Vicia villosa cultivar HV-30 ecotype Madison, WI unplaced genomic scaffold, Vvil1.0 ctg.000422F_1_1, whole genome shotgun sequence DNA window tatgcttatctgttgattaatgttccgctgtatagaaacatgattttgttaaatggatgattttcccctaagtgaagcatgacaattgatttatgaaaatttgttataattggaattgtggcacccttgttttcatgttttactctgagttattttattaatttccgcggggtttagaagggtgttacagagcaCACATGGTCATTTGCACCAGAATCAAGGATCCAAAAATTGGCTCGAGCAGATGAACTAAAATTGTTACAGACAATACCTGAGAGGTCCTCATTAGGAGTAGGAGTAGTCATCAAAGTGGAAATAGATGCAGTAGTGCTAGGAGTGGTGGATGGGATCAAATTGACTTGTTGGAGTAAACCAATCAACTGATCATATTAAGCTTGAGAGATGTTGGTAGCACTAGCGGTAGATGAATTTGTTGTAGAATTCCCAGGTGTTTGATCAACATCGGATGCATGAACTGTGGAAGCATTAGCTTGTGATTTGTTTTTGTTGAAATTAGGGTGGCCATGCTTTTGATAACAAAAGTCCACAGTGTGGCCAGTTCTATGACAAAAAGAGCATTGGCGAGGAGGATGCTTATAATGAAGAGATTTGCCATTGGTTTCAAAGCGTTGAGCAGCATTCACCATGAGTGCAGACTCATCTTCAGTAACACTAACAGAGTTATGATTACTCTCTTCTTGCACTACTAAGGAATACACCTTGTTAATTGGTGGTAATGGTTCCATGAGCAAAACTTGAGTTCTAACCACTGAAAAACGTTCATTAAGACCAGTTAAGAATTGCATAACCTGATCTTCAGCATGATACGCACGAACATTCTGCATGGCATGGCAACGGCATTGTTGAACACACGAGCATGAGGAAAGTGGAAGGTGTTCATTGAGTTCTTCCCATAATCCTCTTAACTCAGTGAAGTAATCCATAACAGAGCGTGACGCTTGCTTCAAATTGTTAATCGAAGAACGAAGATTGAAAATACGAATGCGATCAGCTTTTGAAAAACGTTCACGTAAATCAATCCAAACGTCAATTGCATTAGCATGAAACACGATAGTTGAAGCAATTTGTTCAGAAACAGAATTCAATAACCAAGAATGAATCAAATGATTGCACCTTTCCCATTGATTACGATTGAGATCTTGATATGAAGGAATATCAAGATCGCCATTGATGAATTGAAACTTCAATAACCAAGAATGAATCAAATGATTGCACCTTTCCCATTGATTACGATTGAGATCTTGATGTGAAGGAATATCAAGATCGCCATTGATGAATTGAAACTTGTTCTTCGCTCCCAGCGCTCGTTGCATAGATTTACTCCATGCGAGATAATTGGAACCATTGAGTTTTGGTGAGATGCAAACTGAGTTTGGTCCTTCGCTTGGATGAATATAGTAAGGTGAGTCAATGTCAAGTGGTGTAACGCGCGGAGGCATGGTGAGAAAGCAAGAGAAGAAAAACCACTGGATCGATGAGAAGAAGATCCAAAAGAGAATCGGaacgaagaagaaaagaaaggagAACTGAATGAGTAAGAAAAATCAAGAAGAGAGATCTTGATGAATGAGTCAAACAAAGAAGATGAATGAAGCAAGGATATGTTCAACTGATACCATATTATGAATTGTGAAAAATACAACTTGCTTTATTAAGAAGGTAGAGAAGATTACAAGTTGTTTATATATACAACAAGATAGTGCATGTTTAGCTTATCATGCATTGCCTATACACAATCTTAAACTACTAACTAACTTCCAGCTGTATAACTAACAATTAGTTAGGTAGTTACACTCTTTCCATTTGTGTCCTCATTGTTACTTGCTGCTGAAGGAACCTCAGGTTGTAACACAATATGTATTTAACGCTAAAAGTTTGTTTTGACGGTTCAGCCATATCAAGAACAACCCCTAAATTCCAGATCAAATTTTGTCCATTCTAATACCCAACATTTGCCACACTACAACACTTGTTAATGGCTGCAGCAAAAGCCTCTGGGAATGCTTCTTTCAGAGCTTGATTTCCCAACCAATTTGACTGCTAGAATGCAGTCTGACGCCCATCGTACACTTAACAGTTTATAACACCTGTAAAAAGAGAGTATAAATCTGTATAGCATTCAAAACCGAATTAATCAACGTAACTCGACCCGCCATATTCAAGTGCCTACCTCTCCACTTGGACACTTTAGATTTCAGCTGACTAATTAAATCCTTCCATATTGATACGTTTCTAGGAATAGCACCAACTTTAACACTTAAGTACTTGAAAGGAAAAACATCAATATCGTAGTTCAAAAAATTTGACGCCGCTTCCATAATCGAATCACTAACATGGATGCCATAAAGCTTGCTCTTAAGAAAGTTGATCTTCGTCCCCGTCATCAACTCAAATCCTCTTAGCATCGACTTCATCATCCAGAAGTTGTCACTACAACCATTCACCACAATGATTGTGGCATCCGTGAATTGCAGAAGGTTAACCTCATCAACTTCATTGATCTTAAACCCTTTGAAATCTACTCGTTCCAATGCCCTTTTCATGAGTCCCGTTAGCGCTCTCGTAACCAAAACGAATAGAAAAGGAGACAATGGATCTCCTTGACAGAGTCCCTTTTTCACCCTAAAATCCTTACGTAGTGCTTCATTGATGATAATGGAGGTGTGACTTGTAAAAATGCAGCTGTCCATCCAGCTTAACAGTTTCTCTCCAAACCCCATTTTGACCATTATCATGCGCAAAAAATCCCAACTTACACAATCGTACGCTTTTTCGAAATTCACCTTCAAAGCTACAcaacttctcttctctcttcttgcCATATCCAAAACCTCATTGATTAGGAGAACACCATTTAATATGTTTCTACCCGGCACGAAAGCTGATTGATTGACCGAAACTAGTTTTCCTACTACATATTTAATTCTAGCGACTAACAGCTTAGAAAGAATCTTGTGCAAGCTTCTCACTAGGCATATGGGTCTATACTCATTAAGAAATTGAGGATTTGAAACTTTAGGAATAAGTGTTAGAAAAGAAGAAGTACATGTTTTTGTTAACCTGGCATCCTTATGGAAATCCAGCACAAATTTGAAAACGTCCTTTTTAATGAATTCCCAACTCCGCTTAATGAACTCAAACGAATAACTGTCTGGCCCCGCACTTTTGTTCCAATCAATGGAAAAAAATAATTCTTATTCATCAAGATTGATTCGGAATTCTTCAAATGTTTATTGTAATTCCAATAGTATTGACCAATTTTTGTAACAAAATTAGCGTTAGAAAAACCTATCACTAAATTATTTTTCGGATTCTAGAGTGTTGTTCTTAATCTTCTTCCTCAAACTCACAAACATTTCCAAATCCAAATTCCCATAACAAATCAATACAGATCAAATGAACTTAACATTTTTCTACCACTTACAAATTTTCCTTTTCCGTCTATGTTATCTTTGGTCCAAATATCATTACAATCAACGGTAAAAATGTTTTGCGGTAAAATTACACATTCCAATTTCTCCTATTACGAGTTTGTAACGGATCCTTTGTTTTTTCTCTCGTTGTAGTAGTTAGTTTGCAATTTTCCTTTTGGTCGGAATTCTTCCCGTATCCGCTTGTAAAGGTTTGGAGAACCCTTTGTTCTCCTTTTTCATTAATATAGTATCTCTTGCTTACTAAAAAAAATACAGTAAAAAGTTTCAAACAATCAGTTAAACAAAATTTTAGATCATGGAGTTTGAATTGCGGTAACAATTTGTCCTTGAGCTTGTTGCTGCAATTTTTGTTGTGTTGCTCATGAATGGATTATGTGGAAGTTGTTCATGCCTACGCCACACATGAATTCAACACTATGAGTGAATGTACAAATGTCTCTGCACCAACAAGTGGCAAAAATGATTTCATCAAGCAACTAAAACATCTTTTCTATATTGTTGAAATCCTAATTTGATAGTTTTGATAGGAAACTTTTTATCATGTGGTAGAAAGAAAG harbors:
- the LOC131628077 gene encoding uncharacterized protein LOC131628077 → MGFGEKLLSWMDSCIFTSHTSIIINEALRKDFRVKKGLCQGDPLSPFLFVLVTRALTGLMKRALERVDFKGFKINEVDEVNLLQFTDATIIVVNGCSDNFWMMKSMLRGFELMTGTKINFLKSKLYGIHVSDSIMEAASNFLNYDIDVFPFKYLSVKVGAIPRNVSIWKDLISQLKSKVSKWRGRHLNMAGRVTLINSVLNAIQIYTLFLQVL